The proteins below come from a single Haemorhous mexicanus isolate bHaeMex1 chromosome 18, bHaeMex1.pri, whole genome shotgun sequence genomic window:
- the PCMTD2 gene encoding protein-L-isoaspartate O-methyltransferase domain-containing protein 2 — protein MGGAVSAGEDNDELIDNLKEAQYIRTELVEQAFRAIDRADYYLEEFKDNAYKDLAWKHGNIHLSAPCIYSEVMEALDLQPGLSFLNLGSGTGYLSSMVGLILGPFGVNHGVELHSDVIEYAKQKLDFFIKTSDSFDKFEFCEPSFVIGNCLEISPDCTQYDRVYCGAGVQKEHEDYMKSLLKVGGILVMPLEEKLTKITRTGPSAWETKKILAVSFAPLIQPNHTDSGKSRLVHLPPVAVRSLQDLARIAIRGTIKKIIHQEALGRAGDGLKSPPRFKRRRLRRRRMETIVFLDKEVFASRISSPSDDNNNCEDMEEERLEEEEESKPSELKPDPPVNFLREKVLSLPLPDPLKYYLLYYREK, from the exons ATGGGAGGTGCAGTGAGTGCAGGAGAAGACAACGATGAATTAATTGATAACCTGAAGGAGGCCCAGTACatcaggacagagctggtggAACAGGCATTCCGAGCCATTGATAGGGCAGATTACTACCTGGAGGAGTTCAAAGACAATGCCTACAAGGACTTGGCATGGAAGCATGGAAATATTCATCTCTCAGCACCGTGCATTTACTCAGAGGTGATGGAAGCTTTGGACCTGCAACCAGGGCTGTCGTTTCTGAACCTTGGCAGTGGCACTGGTTATCTGAGTTCCATGGTTGGACTCATCCTGG GTCCTTTTGGGGTTAACCACGGTGTGGAGCTTCACTCTGACGTGATCGAGTACGCCAAGCAGAAATTGgactttttcattaaaacaagCGACAGCTTTGACAA GTTTGAATTTTGTGAGCCATCCTTTGTCATTGGCAATTGTTTAGAGATTTCTCCAGACTGCACTCAGTATGACCGTGTTTACTGTGGTGCTGGAGTCCAGAAGGAGCATGAGGACTACATGAAGAGCCTGTTGAAAGTTGGGGGAATCCTTGTCATGCCTCTAGAAGAGAAG ttgaCTAAGATAACTCGGACTGGTCCTTCTGCCTGGGAGACCAAGAAGATTCTTGCTGTTTCCTTTGCTCCTTTGATTCAGCCAAACCACACAGATTCAGGAAAATCAAGGCTTGTTCACTTGC CTCCTGTGGCCGTTCGCAGCCTGCAGGACCTGGCTCGCATCGCCATCCGAGGCACCATCAAGAAGATCATCCACCAGgaggccctgggcagggctggggacggCCTCAAGAGCCCACCCAGGTTCAAGAGGAGGCGGCTGCGGCGCCGGCGCATGGAGACCATCGTGTTCCTGGACAAGGAGGTGTTCGCCAGCCGCATCTCCAGCCCCTCCGACGACAACAACAACTGCGAGGacatggaggaggagaggctggaggaggaggaggaatccAAACCCTCTGAACTAAAGCCAGACCCTCCTGTAAACTTTTTGAGAGAAAAGGTCTTGAGCCTGCCGTTGCCCGATCCCTTGAAGTATTACTTGCTTTATTACAGGGAAAagtag